The following coding sequences lie in one Prochlorococcus marinus XMU1412 genomic window:
- a CDS encoding glycosyltransferase family 4 protein translates to MKKKILYFCNVDWFFISHRLPIGLAAIDEGYEVHLSTKFTGAEDELISYGFKIHPIEIDRNFNLIKTIKSFFQIVFLIRTIKPQIIHAITIKPIIFAGVASKFFRNVGFVSSISGLGYVFISSDLKALLTKFLVKLVYKFVFSKEKLKVIFQNSDDLNVIQEICNIQKSKFLLIRGSGVDLNFYKPKKKNLNFQKILFASRLLKSKGLFEFIETAKELNSKKVKFLVAGILDKDNPDFVSQEQINDWESLGLIKFFGYIKNMKDLICDSSIVVLPSYYGEGLPKILIEAAACGKPVVTTDHQGCRDAIIPGKTGILVPIKDSSALTRAIKKLINSPKLCEQMGKEGRKLAISDFDIQNVIKKHLEIYSDLIES, encoded by the coding sequence ATGAAAAAAAAGATTTTATATTTTTGCAATGTAGATTGGTTTTTTATATCTCATAGATTACCTATAGGATTAGCGGCTATTGATGAGGGTTATGAAGTCCATTTATCAACAAAATTTACTGGAGCAGAAGATGAGTTGATTTCATATGGTTTTAAAATTCATCCTATAGAAATTGATAGAAATTTTAATTTAATAAAAACTATAAAGTCTTTCTTTCAAATAGTTTTTCTAATAAGAACTATAAAACCTCAAATTATTCATGCAATTACAATTAAACCAATAATTTTTGCAGGAGTTGCATCTAAGTTTTTCAGGAATGTTGGATTTGTTTCCTCTATATCAGGTTTGGGCTATGTTTTTATATCTTCCGATTTAAAAGCTTTACTAACAAAATTCTTAGTTAAGTTGGTTTATAAATTTGTATTTTCAAAAGAAAAATTAAAAGTTATTTTCCAGAATTCAGATGATTTAAACGTTATTCAAGAAATTTGCAACATACAAAAAAGTAAATTCCTTTTGATAAGAGGATCTGGAGTTGATTTGAATTTTTATAAGCCTAAAAAGAAGAACTTAAATTTTCAAAAGATTCTATTTGCATCAAGACTTTTAAAATCAAAAGGCTTATTTGAGTTTATTGAAACTGCTAAAGAATTAAATTCAAAAAAAGTCAAATTTTTAGTAGCAGGAATTTTAGATAAGGATAATCCAGACTTTGTTTCCCAAGAACAAATCAATGATTGGGAATCTCTAGGATTAATTAAATTTTTTGGATATATTAAAAATATGAAAGATCTTATATGCGATTCATCTATAGTTGTCTTACCTTCTTACTATGGTGAAGGTTTACCTAAGATATTGATTGAGGCTGCTGCTTGCGGTAAGCCAGTAGTGACAACAGATCATCAAGGTTGTCGAGATGCAATTATCCCAGGTAAAACTGGTATACTTGTGCCAATCAAAGACAGCAGCGCTTTAACTAGAGCAATAAAAAAACTTATAAATTCCCCAAAATTATGCGAACAAATGGGCAAAGAAGGAAGAAAGCTCGCCATATCAGATTTTGATATTCAAAACGTCATAAAAAAACATTTAGAAATCTACTCAGACTTAATAGAGAGCTAA
- a CDS encoding SDR family NAD(P)-dependent oxidoreductase has product MKVLITGGCGFLGSNLAFSFLKKDYEVFIIDSLERKGSINNLEWLKSKSLKNQLTFAKYDISKKEELNKFFEKFAPFEFICHVAGQVAMTLSIENPRKDLETNVIGTFNVLEAMRKYSPNALLAYSSTNKVYGDLNWIKVIENEKRYVLNDFPLGLDENIPLDFSTPYGCSKGSADQYVKDWARLFDLRTVIFRHSSIYGGRQFASIDQGWIGWFCLKALEQKSALKNIQIKPFTISGTGKQVRDVLHSDDLVSLYQCAFEKKDILKGEIFNIGGGKENSLSILELIDILKDELSLKELNFKKIARRNSDQDCFIANIGKAKEILKWEPKMSHRQGIKKMLEWTKNMHNS; this is encoded by the coding sequence ATGAAAGTATTAATTACTGGAGGATGCGGATTTCTAGGAAGTAATTTGGCATTTTCTTTCTTGAAAAAGGATTATGAAGTTTTTATTATTGATTCTCTTGAACGAAAAGGATCTATCAATAATTTAGAGTGGTTAAAATCTAAATCTTTGAAAAATCAATTAACCTTTGCAAAGTATGATATTTCTAAAAAAGAGGAATTAAATAAATTTTTTGAAAAATTTGCTCCATTTGAATTTATATGTCATGTAGCTGGACAAGTTGCTATGACTCTTTCAATAGAAAATCCAAGGAAAGATTTGGAAACAAATGTAATTGGAACTTTTAATGTTCTTGAGGCAATGAGAAAGTATAGTCCAAATGCTTTGTTAGCCTACAGTAGTACAAATAAAGTATATGGAGATCTTAATTGGATTAAAGTTATAGAAAACGAAAAAAGATATGTATTGAATGATTTTCCACTTGGTTTGGATGAAAATATTCCTCTAGACTTCTCTACTCCATATGGATGCTCAAAAGGTTCTGCCGATCAATACGTAAAAGACTGGGCTAGATTATTTGATCTAAGAACAGTTATTTTTAGACATTCTTCAATTTATGGAGGTAGACAGTTTGCATCCATTGATCAAGGTTGGATTGGTTGGTTTTGTTTAAAAGCACTTGAACAGAAATCTGCTCTTAAAAATATTCAGATAAAACCCTTTACAATTTCTGGGACAGGGAAACAAGTGAGAGATGTATTACATTCTGATGATTTAGTTTCTTTGTATCAATGTGCATTTGAAAAAAAAGATATTTTAAAAGGTGAAATTTTTAATATTGGCGGTGGTAAGGAAAATTCCCTTAGCATTTTAGAGCTAATAGATATTCTTAAAGATGAATTATCTTTAAAAGAATTAAATTTTAAAAAAATTGCGAGGAGAAATTCTGATCAAGATTGTTTTATAGCAAATATTGGCAAAGCTAAAGAAATTCTAAAATGGGAACCTAAAATGTCACATCGTCAAGGGATTAAGAAGATGCTTGAATGGACAAAAAATATGCATAATTCATAA
- the rfbG gene encoding CDP-glucose 4,6-dehydratase: MNKEFWLNKKVLITGHTGFKGSWLLILLKLLGAKVYGLSLDVLPNPSLFDEINSSNFSCESFFEDINNRDNLKKCISDIMPEIVFHLAAQPLVRESYKNPINTWSTNLMGSLNLLDSLMKMNKNCSVVMITTDKVYKNKEWIHGYRENDELGGYDPYSASKAACEIAISSWRDSFCLGDKEGCNLMIASARSGNVIGGGDWAKDRIFPDVIRSLQNNQKIIIRNPKSTRPWQHVLDPLAGYLVLAEKLYKSRKIFKDSSENIYAGPFNFGPAIDSNKTVEELVHEINKHWNGLISIKGSSQKLHEANKLHLQVDKSFHLLGWKSKWNFENAVKRTVDWYYNFNQKSCSAYDLCARDIDSFINGT, from the coding sequence ATGAATAAGGAATTTTGGCTTAATAAAAAGGTTCTTATCACTGGACATACTGGTTTTAAAGGCTCTTGGTTGTTGATATTGTTAAAACTTCTTGGGGCAAAAGTTTATGGGTTGTCTTTGGATGTCCTTCCTAACCCTTCTTTATTTGATGAAATCAATAGTTCGAATTTTTCATGCGAAAGTTTTTTTGAAGATATAAATAATAGAGATAATCTTAAAAAATGTATTTCAGATATCATGCCTGAAATTGTTTTTCATTTGGCAGCTCAACCATTGGTAAGAGAAAGTTATAAAAATCCAATTAATACTTGGTCTACAAATTTAATGGGATCTCTTAATTTATTGGATTCACTTATGAAAATGAATAAAAATTGTTCAGTTGTAATGATAACTACCGATAAGGTTTATAAAAATAAAGAATGGATTCATGGTTACAGAGAGAATGATGAGCTTGGTGGTTATGATCCCTATAGTGCGAGCAAAGCTGCATGTGAAATTGCTATTTCATCATGGAGAGATAGTTTTTGTCTTGGGGATAAAGAAGGCTGCAATTTAATGATCGCCTCTGCAAGGTCTGGAAATGTAATTGGAGGTGGAGATTGGGCTAAAGATAGAATTTTTCCTGATGTAATAAGATCTCTTCAGAACAATCAAAAAATTATTATCCGTAATCCAAAATCTACTAGGCCTTGGCAACATGTTCTAGATCCACTAGCGGGATATTTGGTTTTAGCTGAGAAATTATATAAATCAAGAAAAATCTTTAAAGATAGTTCTGAAAATATATATGCTGGTCCTTTTAATTTTGGACCGGCAATAGATTCAAATAAAACAGTTGAAGAACTAGTTCATGAAATAAATAAGCATTGGAATGGCTTGATATCTATAAAAGGCTCATCTCAAAAACTTCATGAAGCCAATAAATTACATCTTCAAGTAGATAAATCATTTCACTTGTTAGGATGGAAATCAAAATGGAATTTTGAAAATGCTGTGAAAAGAACTGTAGATTGGTATTATAATTTCAATCAAAAATCTTGTTCGGCATATGATTTATGTGCGCGTGATATAGATTCTTTTATTAATGGTACATAA
- the rfbF gene encoding glucose-1-phosphate cytidylyltransferase, with translation MKAVILAGGLGTRFSEETHLKPKPMIEIGGKPILWHILKIYSSYGIKEFIICLGYKGYIIKEFFSNYFLHTNDVTFDINNEKVIFHSRKSEDWKVTLIDTGEFTLTGGRLARIKDFLKDESFCFTYGDGVGDIDIRKLIDHHEKNKKLATLTAVQPPGRYGALELEGNLVKSFKEKPIGDNGWINGGFFVLEPSVIDFINGDQCMWEDKPLKKLAEINQLNAYKHYGYWQPMDTQRDHKTLQKRWEEENAPWKTWR, from the coding sequence ATGAAAGCAGTAATATTAGCAGGAGGATTAGGTACAAGATTTTCAGAAGAAACACATTTAAAACCTAAGCCTATGATTGAAATAGGGGGGAAACCTATCTTATGGCATATCTTAAAAATTTATAGTTCATACGGAATAAAGGAATTTATTATTTGCTTAGGATATAAAGGATATATTATTAAAGAATTTTTCTCCAATTATTTCTTACATACAAACGATGTTACTTTTGATATCAATAATGAAAAAGTTATTTTTCATAGCAGAAAATCAGAAGATTGGAAGGTCACTCTTATAGATACAGGAGAATTTACATTGACAGGTGGAAGACTTGCAAGAATTAAAGATTTTTTAAAAGATGAATCTTTTTGCTTTACTTATGGTGACGGGGTTGGAGATATTGATATTAGGAAACTTATAGATCATCATGAAAAGAATAAAAAACTCGCAACATTAACTGCAGTTCAGCCTCCAGGGAGATATGGAGCACTGGAATTGGAGGGTAACTTAGTTAAATCATTCAAGGAAAAACCGATTGGTGATAATGGTTGGATAAATGGAGGATTTTTTGTCCTCGAACCTTCTGTAATTGATTTTATTAATGGAGATCAATGTATGTGGGAAGATAAACCTCTTAAAAAATTAGCTGAAATCAATCAACTCAATGCTTATAAGCATTATGGATACTGGCAGCCAATGGATACTCAAAGAGACCACAAAACATTACAAAAGAGATGGGAAGAAGAAAATGCTCCATGGAAAACTTGGAGATAA
- a CDS encoding glycosyltransferase family 2 protein gives MLLTIAIPSHNKSYLLKEALYSIINEKEFGIEFDIIISDNSINDDIKKLYENDFNVPYISLFNSKHFDSLDANVNRSIELSSGEYVWIFGDDDLLIPGVVRNILNFLKLKKPNLLILNSQSFRDENIIEYSRLPTTIKDIYLENQNDAFLTDLGGYLTFVGAILVKRKLWIDNYDKSKIGSFFAHIDCLASLKNNRVVYYFSTPVIKMRLGSQTWLDKSFQIWYLLYPSIIWGLENYSNFAKQKVISRNPMNSIKSMVAARAYGRINYQIYKKYLFTSKKVSLLNKILIFFVVMIPVLVFKLIYIIYIKFLKKNHNSKFSPKLALAQLKIKIN, from the coding sequence GTGTTATTAACTATAGCTATACCATCTCACAATAAATCTTATTTATTAAAAGAAGCTTTATATTCAATAATAAATGAAAAGGAATTTGGCATTGAATTTGACATTATAATATCTGACAATAGTATTAATGATGATATAAAAAAACTTTACGAGAATGATTTTAATGTTCCATATATATCTCTTTTTAATTCAAAACATTTTGACTCTTTAGATGCAAATGTTAATAGATCAATAGAATTATCAAGTGGAGAATATGTTTGGATTTTTGGTGACGATGATTTACTAATTCCAGGGGTGGTAAGAAATATTTTAAATTTTTTGAAGTTAAAAAAACCCAATCTTTTAATACTAAATAGTCAAAGTTTTAGAGATGAAAATATAATTGAGTATTCAAGACTTCCTACAACAATTAAAGATATTTATTTAGAGAATCAGAATGATGCATTTCTTACTGACCTAGGGGGTTATTTAACATTTGTAGGAGCTATTCTTGTTAAAAGAAAATTATGGATAGATAATTATGATAAATCTAAAATTGGAAGTTTTTTTGCTCATATAGATTGTTTGGCTTCATTAAAAAATAATAGAGTCGTTTATTATTTTTCTACTCCTGTAATAAAAATGAGATTAGGTTCTCAAACTTGGTTAGATAAATCCTTTCAAATTTGGTATTTGCTATATCCCAGTATTATTTGGGGATTGGAAAATTATTCTAATTTTGCTAAACAAAAAGTTATTTCAAGAAATCCTATGAATTCGATAAAATCTATGGTTGCCGCAAGAGCTTATGGAAGAATTAATTATCAAATATATAAAAAGTATTTATTTACCTCAAAAAAAGTTTCCTTACTAAATAAAATTTTAATATTTTTTGTTGTCATGATTCCAGTCTTGGTTTTTAAATTAATTTATATAATTTATATTAAATTTTTAAAGAAAAATCATAATTCAAAATTTAGTCCAAAATTAGCTTTAGCTCAGTTAAAAATAAAAATAAATTGA
- the asnB gene encoding asparagine synthase (glutamine-hydrolyzing) has protein sequence MCGIAGLWSNGCENIQLEEDIKKMASCLNHRGPDNEGFWSDQNVNFYLTHKRLSILDLSTAGIQPMISHNERYVISFNGEIYNNFDLRKELEKINNLIKWRGHSDTEILLELISYFGIEKALLKCTGMFALALWDRNEKCLKLARDRMGEKPLYYGLSGDDGSHTFLFGSELSAITSWRLFDNNINPNALFQLLNYQAISAPSTIFKGIHQLLPGHIFTLKNPKSKNLPESKPWWNLKSSIEKSLNDPIIDKECAISATEYILKDAIKKQSIADVPLGTFLSGGIDSSLITALLQSESNTKIKTFTIGFEDKQFNEAPFSKKIAKHLGTDHSEFYLTSKDTQEIIPKLNQIYSEPFADSSQIPTHLICREARNSGLKVALSGDGGDELFGGYNRYIMAENIWKKIDFIPFQIRNKIGSIGLRIPYQVLNKFSDIVGINQFGTKVGKFSERLKYIKNEDEFYFSLISQWKDLTFLFNKDLTNEDLLEIPNYIKLDLPECISNDLVSRMMYYDSLDYLPNDILTKLDRAAMSTSLETRAPFLDHKVIELAWRLDKNLKIKSNRFNNSNKVILREILFKYIPRELIERPKTGFGVPIDSWLRGPLKDWANELLSKDNIENTNFLKYEPIKKIWDDHLSCNFQNSGKLWPILMWQSWLNNYRSSKNLLN, from the coding sequence ATGTGCGGAATTGCAGGATTATGGTCAAATGGTTGTGAAAATATTCAGTTGGAAGAAGATATTAAAAAAATGGCCTCTTGTCTAAATCATAGAGGCCCTGATAATGAGGGTTTTTGGAGTGATCAAAACGTAAATTTTTATTTAACACATAAAAGGTTATCAATTTTAGATTTATCCACAGCAGGTATTCAACCAATGATTAGTCATAACGAAAGATATGTTATTTCATTTAACGGTGAGATTTATAATAATTTTGATTTAAGAAAAGAACTTGAAAAGATCAATAATTTAATTAAGTGGAGGGGGCATTCCGATACGGAAATATTATTGGAGTTGATTTCATATTTTGGAATTGAAAAAGCACTTTTAAAATGTACTGGAATGTTTGCATTGGCGCTTTGGGATAGAAATGAAAAATGCTTAAAATTAGCAAGAGATAGGATGGGTGAAAAGCCACTCTATTATGGTTTGAGTGGAGATGATGGATCACATACTTTTTTATTCGGATCAGAATTGTCAGCTATTACAAGTTGGAGATTATTTGATAATAATATTAATCCGAACGCATTATTTCAACTTTTAAATTATCAAGCAATTTCTGCTCCTTCTACAATTTTTAAAGGAATTCATCAATTACTACCTGGTCATATATTTACTTTAAAAAATCCAAAATCTAAAAATTTACCTGAAAGCAAACCTTGGTGGAATTTAAAATCTAGTATAGAAAAATCTCTTAATGATCCAATTATAGATAAAGAATGCGCAATATCAGCAACCGAATATATCTTAAAAGATGCAATAAAAAAGCAAAGTATTGCAGATGTCCCTCTTGGTACATTTCTTTCGGGAGGTATTGATTCTTCTCTTATTACTGCTTTATTGCAAAGTGAATCTAATACGAAAATAAAAACTTTTACGATAGGCTTTGAGGATAAACAATTTAATGAAGCCCCTTTTTCAAAAAAAATTGCAAAACATTTGGGAACAGATCATTCTGAATTTTATTTAACTTCTAAAGATACACAAGAAATAATTCCAAAATTGAATCAGATTTATTCAGAACCTTTCGCAGATTCATCCCAAATTCCTACCCATCTTATATGCAGAGAAGCAAGAAATAGTGGTTTAAAAGTTGCACTAAGTGGAGATGGAGGAGATGAACTTTTTGGAGGTTATAATAGATATATTATGGCAGAAAATATATGGAAAAAAATAGATTTTATTCCTTTCCAGATAAGAAATAAAATTGGTTCTATTGGATTAAGAATACCTTATCAAGTTTTAAATAAATTTTCAGATATTGTAGGAATTAATCAATTTGGGACAAAAGTTGGAAAATTTTCTGAGCGATTGAAATATATAAAAAATGAAGACGAATTTTATTTTTCTTTAATTTCTCAATGGAAAGATTTAACGTTTTTATTTAATAAGGATTTAACTAACGAAGATTTATTAGAAATACCTAATTATATAAAATTAGATTTGCCTGAATGTATATCTAATGATCTAGTTTCAAGAATGATGTATTATGATTCTTTAGACTATTTACCTAATGATATTTTGACCAAGTTAGATAGAGCAGCAATGTCGACAAGTTTGGAAACAAGGGCTCCTTTTTTGGATCATAAAGTTATTGAGTTGGCCTGGAGATTAGATAAAAATTTAAAAATTAAATCTAATAGATTTAACAATTCAAATAAAGTTATATTAAGAGAGATTTTGTTTAAATATATACCAAGAGAACTTATAGAAAGGCCTAAAACTGGATTTGGCGTACCTATTGATTCATGGTTAAGAGGACCTCTTAAGGATTGGGCTAATGAATTACTTTCTAAGGATAATATTGAGAATACAAATTTTTTAAAATATGAACCTATTAAGAAAATTTGGGATGATCATTTATCTTGTAATTTTCAAAATAGTGGTAAACTTTGGCCAATATTAATGTGGCAATCTTGGTTGAATAATTATAGATCTTCAAAAAATTTACTTAATTAG
- a CDS encoding class I SAM-dependent methyltransferase, translated as MNSVKYVCPYTGDDLLFDGKKYSTKSGNVFFIKNNIPRFCSPDNYTNSFGFQWNKFDRTQLDSFSNSELSNRRFWAATNWDKDQLKGKNILEVGCGAGRFTEVFLKSTEESLYSLDYSSAVEANMRNNYSNRSRLNLVQASIYEMPFKDETFDKIFCFGVLQHTPSFEKSVLSLVKKLKKDGEVVVDFYPSKGFITRIHSKYLLRPITKRIPKKILLFLISKTINISLFLFDLFLFLKIDFLIRFIPITDIRGFPNNLNKLERKRWAIMDTFDAFSPEFDNPQKLENVVKMFKKGGCEITFGGVVNYNGGATTVIRAVKK; from the coding sequence ATGAATAGCGTTAAATATGTTTGCCCATATACTGGTGACGATTTATTATTTGATGGTAAAAAATATTCTACAAAGTCAGGAAATGTTTTTTTTATAAAAAATAATATTCCAAGATTTTGTTCACCTGATAACTATACAAACAGTTTTGGATTTCAATGGAATAAATTTGATAGAACTCAACTAGATAGTTTTTCTAATTCTGAGTTGTCTAATAGAAGATTTTGGGCTGCAACTAATTGGGATAAAGATCAACTAAAAGGAAAAAATATCCTTGAAGTTGGTTGTGGGGCAGGTAGATTTACAGAAGTATTTTTAAAATCTACAGAAGAAAGTCTCTACAGTCTTGATTACTCTTCTGCCGTAGAGGCTAATATGAGAAATAACTATAGTAATCGTTCAAGACTTAATTTGGTTCAAGCTTCTATTTATGAAATGCCCTTTAAAGATGAAACTTTTGATAAGATTTTTTGTTTTGGAGTCTTGCAACATACTCCTTCATTTGAAAAATCTGTACTATCTTTAGTAAAAAAATTAAAAAAAGATGGTGAAGTAGTTGTTGACTTTTATCCAAGTAAAGGATTTATTACTAGAATTCATTCAAAATATTTATTGCGTCCAATAACAAAAAGAATCCCTAAAAAAATATTGCTTTTTTTGATTTCTAAAACTATAAATATTTCCTTATTTCTATTTGATTTATTTTTATTTCTCAAGATTGATTTTTTAATTAGATTTATACCTATTACTGATATAAGAGGATTTCCAAATAACTTAAATAAACTTGAAAGAAAAAGATGGGCAATAATGGATACTTTTGATGCCTTCTCTCCTGAGTTTGATAATCCTCAAAAGTTAGAAAATGTGGTAAAAATGTTTAAAAAAGGAGGATGTGAGATTACTTTTGGAGGGGTTGTCAATTACAATGGAGGCGCTACTACAGTAATTAGAGCAGTAAAGAAATAA
- a CDS encoding fructosamine kinase family protein, whose protein sequence is MKKNSREENLNKALNTLKKNNLHIQNYQRILGGANSTCWKLQDKKNLYFLKFYKDYDFKRNRLNNEINFIELLKNENISNVPNILYFNELENWSLFEWIEGNKIIKANEYQWKIYIKFILDLQNLKISNFAKNINNASEACFDIGSHLDLIEDRVNKALTILSKKEIKYIDEWLKKKIINRLQILKKKYFQNTIYSKFSSINNKIISPSDVGFHNIICIKNELFFYDFEYSGWDDPYKLFVDLVIQPEQTLNIKEAFFIIHSLADGFSMEISNEVLHFYIDLYRVKWITIILNKILYEDNLEIKDINNLFTKIKNYYNLVGEIWNI, encoded by the coding sequence ATGAAAAAAAATTCAAGAGAAGAAAATCTAAATAAAGCTTTAAATACTTTAAAAAAAAATAATTTACATATTCAAAATTATCAACGAATACTTGGAGGAGCAAATAGCACTTGTTGGAAATTACAGGACAAAAAAAACCTTTATTTTCTCAAGTTTTATAAGGATTATGATTTTAAAAGAAATAGATTAAATAATGAAATTAATTTTATAGAGTTGTTAAAAAATGAAAATATTTCAAATGTTCCTAATATTTTGTACTTTAATGAATTAGAAAATTGGAGTTTATTTGAGTGGATAGAAGGGAATAAAATTATTAAAGCAAATGAGTATCAATGGAAAATTTACATTAAATTTATTTTAGATCTTCAAAATCTAAAAATTTCTAATTTTGCAAAAAATATAAATAATGCTTCTGAAGCTTGTTTTGATATTGGAAGCCATTTGGATCTTATTGAAGATAGAGTAAATAAAGCATTAACTATTTTAAGTAAAAAGGAAATTAAATATATAGATGAATGGTTGAAAAAAAAGATAATAAATCGTTTACAAATTTTAAAAAAAAAATATTTTCAAAATACCATATACTCAAAATTTTCATCAATAAATAATAAGATAATTTCTCCTTCTGATGTAGGGTTTCATAATATTATCTGTATAAAAAATGAACTCTTTTTTTATGATTTTGAATATTCGGGTTGGGATGATCCTTACAAATTGTTTGTTGATCTAGTTATACAACCTGAACAAACACTAAACATAAAGGAAGCTTTTTTTATAATACATTCTCTTGCAGATGGCTTTTCTATGGAAATTTCAAATGAAGTACTTCATTTTTATATAGATTTATATAGGGTAAAGTGGATTACAATTATTTTAAATAAAATTTTGTATGAGGATAATTTAGAAATTAAGGATATAAATAATTTATTTACTAAGATAAAGAATTACTATAATTTGGTTGGTGAAATATGGAATATTTAG
- a CDS encoding transketolase family protein, which translates to MRNTFAREMTIFAKERSDVVLLSGDIGNRMFDDFKIIAPERFVNCGIAEASMMSIASGMALSGLRPVVYTITPFLTSRCFEQIKIGIAYHNANVIIVGTGSGLSYAELGPTHHSLEDIGILSTLPGLRILAPCDSLELSAQLKESLSFDGPTYIRIGKKGEPNLIQNTIKTSIGKINLIKDGCDILIMGIGPILGEALEASNNIKSVFDKNVKVVSLGSIEPLDESFLSEMVEKNFKCWITLEEHGFNGGVGSKINNWLIQNVKKRNFDVINLCTPNRFINKLGKQNYLRKELKLDSAAIFEIIRKYV; encoded by the coding sequence ATGAGAAATACTTTTGCAAGAGAAATGACTATATTTGCTAAAGAGAGAAGTGATGTTGTTCTATTGTCTGGGGATATTGGAAATAGAATGTTTGACGATTTTAAAATAATCGCTCCTGAAAGGTTTGTAAATTGTGGAATAGCTGAAGCTAGCATGATGAGTATTGCTTCGGGTATGGCACTTTCAGGATTAAGGCCAGTTGTATATACAATCACTCCATTTTTAACTTCGAGGTGTTTTGAGCAAATAAAGATTGGAATTGCATACCATAATGCAAATGTAATAATTGTCGGAACAGGTTCAGGATTATCTTATGCAGAACTAGGCCCAACGCATCATTCTCTTGAAGATATTGGTATTTTAAGTACTCTGCCAGGCTTGAGAATTTTAGCCCCTTGCGACTCATTAGAATTATCTGCGCAACTAAAAGAATCTCTATCTTTTGATGGTCCTACATATATAAGAATTGGAAAAAAAGGTGAACCAAATTTAATTCAGAATACAATTAAAACTTCAATTGGAAAGATTAATCTTATTAAAGATGGTTGCGATATTTTAATTATGGGTATTGGACCAATTCTTGGAGAAGCATTAGAAGCATCAAATAATATAAAGAGTGTTTTTGATAAAAATGTTAAGGTAGTTAGTCTTGGTAGTATAGAACCTCTTGATGAAAGTTTTTTATCTGAAATGGTAGAAAAAAATTTTAAATGCTGGATCACTTTAGAAGAACATGGTTTTAATGGTGGAGTAGGTTCTAAAATAAATAATTGGCTAATTCAAAATGTAAAAAAAAGAAATTTTGATGTTATCAACTTATGTACGCCTAATAGATTTATTAATAAACTTGGTAAGCAAAATTATTTAAGAAAAGAATTGAAATTAGATAGTGCTGCAATCTTTGAAATTATTAGAAAATATGTTTAA